A window from Patescibacteria group bacterium encodes these proteins:
- a CDS encoding sugar phosphate nucleotidyltransferase, whose product MKVIILAGGGGTRLWPVSRKKSPKQSQKILGQETLLQKTFKRLKKGLNLNSIYISTGQDYYQEVKKQIPALKKSQYILEPQAKNTAAAIGLAACILHKKNPEEIMVMANADHYIDKEAEYIRVLKTAEKAVQKYPNQTVLIGLKPEYPETGYGYIKFSSLKDKIGKYKIYQGDRFVEKPDHKKAKQYIKKGHYLWNPAMFCWRVEHLLNLFKKHLPAHYQSLMKIQKARGTKKEKSTLEKEFKKMKNISIDFGLMEKIKKMLVIPASFGWIDVGSWRSVKEILSKNPGENVIRGNHIGVDTKGTMVYNLSQQLIATAGVEDMIIINTSDAILVCPLDQAQKVKKIVARLKKQNKNKYL is encoded by the coding sequence ATGAAAGTAATTATATTGGCCGGCGGCGGCGGTACCAGGCTCTGGCCGGTCAGCCGTAAAAAAAGTCCCAAGCAGTCCCAGAAGATTTTGGGTCAAGAAACATTGCTGCAAAAAACCTTTAAGCGTCTGAAAAAAGGTTTGAATTTGAATAGTATTTATATTTCTACTGGTCAAGATTATTATCAGGAAGTAAAAAAACAAATTCCAGCTTTAAAAAAATCCCAGTATATATTAGAACCCCAGGCTAAAAACACGGCGGCTGCTATTGGTCTAGCCGCTTGTATTTTGCATAAAAAAAACCCGGAAGAAATAATGGTTATGGCTAACGCTGATCATTATATTGATAAAGAAGCTGAATATATTAGAGTTTTAAAAACAGCCGAAAAAGCAGTTCAAAAATATCCAAACCAAACCGTATTAATCGGCCTTAAGCCGGAGTATCCGGAAACCGGCTATGGTTATATTAAATTTTCTTCTCTTAAAGATAAGATCGGAAAATATAAAATTTATCAAGGAGATAGATTTGTTGAAAAACCGGATCATAAAAAAGCCAAGCAATACATTAAAAAAGGCCATTACCTCTGGAATCCGGCTATGTTTTGCTGGCGGGTGGAGCATTTATTAAATTTATTTAAAAAACATTTACCGGCCCATTACCAGTCTTTAATGAAAATTCAAAAAGCCCGGGGCACCAAAAAAGAAAAGTCTACATTAGAAAAAGAATTTAAAAAGATGAAAAATATTTCTATAGACTTTGGCTTGATGGAAAAAATAAAAAAGATGCTGGTTATTCCGGCTTCTTTTGGCTGGATTGATGTTGGCAGCTGGCGTAGTGTCAAGGAAATACTATCAAAAAACCCGGGCGAAAATGTTATCCGAGGTAATCATATCGGCGTGGACACCAAAGGTACCATGGTTTATAATTTATCCCAGCAACTCATTGCCACGGCCGGAGTCGAGGATATGATAATTATTAATACCAGTGATGCTATTTTAGTTTGTCCTCTGGACCAGGCGCAAAAGGTTAAAAAAATCGTGGCCAGGTTGAAAAAACAAAATAAGAATAAATATTTATAA
- the rplJ gene encoding 50S ribosomal protein L10, which produces MAKTKAKKEKDLKKIKKSLSEMKTLVFIDYTGVGVNEVNKLRESLRDNQVEYYIAKRTLLKKAFKESDIDIDWEKVPGPVALAFGLEDEVMPAKLMYEFKKEHEEIEFLGGVFEDNFIGKEKVLELAKLPSQEELMFKTVYLIKYPITGLVNTLKGSLNKLVYALKAVQESKV; this is translated from the coding sequence ATGGCTAAAACTAAGGCAAAAAAAGAAAAAGATTTAAAAAAAATTAAGAAAAGTTTGTCAGAAATGAAAACCCTGGTTTTTATTGATTATACGGGGGTGGGAGTCAATGAGGTTAATAAATTAAGGGAATCCTTGCGGGATAATCAAGTGGAATACTATATTGCTAAGCGTACTTTGCTAAAAAAAGCCTTTAAAGAATCAGATATTGATATTGATTGGGAAAAAGTGCCGGGCCCAGTAGCTTTAGCTTTTGGTCTGGAAGATGAAGTGATGCCGGCTAAGTTGATGTATGAGTTTAAAAAAGAACATGAAGAAATTGAATTTTTGGGCGGAGTTTTTGAAGATAATTTCATTGGCAAGGAAAAGGTTTTGGAACTGGCTAAATTACCGAGCCAGGAAGAGCTGATGTTTAAGACGGTTTATCTTATTAAATACCCGATTACCGGACTAGTCAATACTTTAAAGGGCTCTCTTAATAAATTAGTTTACGCCCTCAAGGCCGTCCAAGAAAGTAAAGTTTAA
- a CDS encoding pyrimidine dimer DNA glycosylase/endonuclease V: protein MRIWDIDPKYLCRQHLLGEHRELHAIWTILTKNKKGYSHHPETLRWRGKLKALFNRHEKILKEMKKRGYQEASPLNKKLAKGKTRQDVFINTKKEQKEILKKKKCGCFSN from the coding sequence ATGCGTATCTGGGATATTGACCCAAAATATTTATGCCGCCAGCATTTGCTGGGCGAGCACCGGGAGCTTCATGCTATTTGGACTATTTTGACTAAAAATAAAAAAGGCTATTCTCATCATCCGGAAACCTTAAGATGGCGAGGCAAACTCAAGGCGTTGTTTAATCGCCACGAAAAAATATTAAAAGAAATGAAAAAAAGAGGCTACCAGGAAGCCTCGCCCTTGAATAAAAAATTAGCTAAGGGTAAGACCCGGCAGGATGTTTTTATAAATACTAAAAAGGAACAAAAAGAAATTTTAAAGAAAAAGAAATGCGGGTGTTTTAGTAATTAA
- a CDS encoding glycerophosphodiester phosphodiesterase family protein, translating to MFKIGHRGAAGYAPENTLASFQKALDLKVDMIELDVYQCHSEELVVMHDDKVDRTTNGHGYVWEKTLKELKKLEAVAGEKIPTLRQVLDLIDKKVPVNIELKEENTAQSVAQIINQYKNKGWSDEDFIISSFNHIELQKIKKLQPKIKIGALLCGMPADYATLAEKMGTYSINPNLEFINQEFVDDAHARGLKIFVWTVNDKDDIERMKNLGVDGLFSNYPDRF from the coding sequence ATGTTTAAAATTGGACACAGAGGCGCCGCCGGTTACGCTCCGGAAAACACTTTAGCCTCTTTTCAAAAAGCACTTGACCTAAAAGTTGATATGATAGAGCTGGATGTTTATCAATGTCACAGCGAAGAATTAGTTGTTATGCATGATGATAAAGTTGACCGAACCACAAATGGCCATGGTTATGTCTGGGAAAAAACTTTAAAAGAATTAAAAAAGCTGGAGGCCGTAGCCGGTGAAAAAATTCCTACCTTAAGACAAGTCCTTGATTTAATTGATAAAAAAGTACCCGTTAATATTGAACTTAAAGAAGAAAACACAGCCCAATCAGTTGCCCAAATAATCAATCAATACAAAAATAAAGGCTGGAGTGATGAAGATTTTATAATTAGTTCATTTAATCATATTGAACTGCAAAAAATTAAAAAACTTCAGCCAAAAATTAAAATTGGCGCTCTTCTCTGCGGCATGCCGGCTGACTACGCTACTTTGGCCGAGAAAATGGGAACTTATTCGATTAATCCAAACTTGGAATTTATTAACCAGGAATTTGTTGATGACGCTCATGCGCGAGGCTTAAAAATATTTGTCTGGACAGTAAATGATAAAGATGATATCGAGAGAATGAAAAACTTGGGAGTCGACGGACTTTTTTCTAATTATCCGGATCGGTTTTAA
- a CDS encoding winged helix-turn-helix domain-containing protein, protein MLEQLFSSRTRVKLIKLFMLNEEESYFIREISRKIKEHINSVRRELNNLESVDLINSSGQGQKKYYQVNSEHVIFPELKSMVFKSQIFMEKSFIKKIQKSGRIKLLILTGFFAGQENNITDILIVGSINRKKLKSLVKKFQKKIDHPLHYTIMTNKEFEYRNNLTDKFLFNILEGKKIVLVDKIDAS, encoded by the coding sequence ATGCTTGAACAATTATTTAGTTCAAGAACCAGAGTCAAGTTGATAAAACTTTTTATGCTCAATGAAGAGGAGTCTTATTTTATTCGTGAAATTTCTCGCAAAATAAAAGAGCATATAAATTCAGTGCGGCGTGAGTTGAATAACTTAGAATCAGTAGATTTAATCAACTCTTCCGGTCAGGGACAGAAAAAATACTATCAGGTTAATTCTGAGCATGTCATTTTTCCGGAATTAAAGTCTATGGTTTTTAAGTCTCAGATTTTTATGGAAAAAAGTTTTATCAAAAAAATACAAAAATCCGGACGGATAAAACTGCTTATCTTAACTGGTTTTTTTGCCGGGCAGGAAAATAACATTACTGATATTTTAATTGTCGGCAGTATTAACCGTAAAAAATTAAAAAGTCTGGTTAAAAAATTTCAAAAGAAAATTGACCACCCTCTTCATTACACTATTATGACTAATAAAGAATTTGAATACAGAAATAATTTAACAGACAAATTTTTATTTAATATTTTAGAGGGTAAAAAGATAGTTTTAGTGGATAAGATTGATGCCAGCTAA
- the rplL gene encoding 50S ribosomal protein L7/L12, which produces MVEEKKSISEESKEETKEEKKTEEKKEAKDVEVPAKFKKIVEEIEKMSVLDLSELVKILEEKFDVSAAAPVAVAGGAAAGGEEGGAGEEKSEFDVELVEAGSNKISVIKVVRAVTEKGLKEAKGVVDKAPQVIKEALPKEEAEKLKKELEEAGAKVNLK; this is translated from the coding sequence ATGGTAGAAGAAAAGAAATCTATTTCCGAAGAATCCAAAGAGGAAACTAAAGAAGAAAAAAAGACTGAAGAAAAAAAAGAAGCTAAAGATGTTGAGGTGCCGGCTAAGTTCAAAAAAATCGTGGAAGAAATTGAAAAAATGTCAGTGCTTGATCTTTCAGAGTTAGTCAAAATTCTGGAAGAAAAATTTGACGTTAGTGCGGCCGCTCCTGTGGCTGTGGCTGGCGGAGCCGCTGCTGGCGGAGAAGAAGGGGGAGCTGGCGAAGAAAAGTCAGAATTTGACGTAGAATTAGTAGAAGCCGGTTCAAACAAAATTAGTGTGATTAAAGTAGTCAGAGCAGTTACTGAAAAAGGTCTTAAAGAGGCCAAGGGTGTTGTTGATAAAGCACCGCAGGTAATTAAAGAAGCATTACCCAAGGAAGAGGCCGAGAAATTAAAGAAAGAGCTAGAAGAAGCCGGCGCTAAGGTTAATCTTAAATAA
- the pcm gene encoding protein-L-isoaspartate O-methyltransferase — protein sequence MKHLVEKLKREGILKTPRIIKAFTEINRADFMLEEFKDDYEEDIPMSINYGQTISQPLTVAFMLELLQPQEGDRIMDVGSGSAWSSALLAYIVGEEGKVYAVERIPQLKTFGENNLKKYGFSNIELFCGDGTRGLAEFAPFNCIQVAAAAQKKIPESLKEQLEIGGRLVIPVGQGSQEMILLTKKTKNNFKEEKYPGFQFVPLIEEE from the coding sequence ATGAAACATTTAGTCGAAAAATTAAAAAGAGAGGGGATACTGAAAACCCCGCGAATTATTAAAGCTTTTACAGAGATCAATCGGGCTGATTTTATGCTGGAAGAATTTAAGGATGATTATGAAGAGGATATTCCCATGTCAATAAATTACGGTCAGACTATTTCTCAACCCCTAACCGTGGCTTTTATGCTAGAGTTACTGCAGCCCCAAGAAGGGGATAGGATTATGGATGTTGGTTCGGGTTCAGCCTGGAGCAGTGCCTTATTGGCTTATATAGTCGGTGAAGAGGGTAAGGTTTATGCAGTAGAAAGAATTCCCCAGCTAAAAACTTTTGGCGAGAATAATTTGAAAAAATACGGCTTTTCTAATATTGAATTATTTTGCGGGGACGGCACTCGGGGTTTGGCTGAATTTGCTCCCTTTAATTGTATTCAGGTAGCCGCGGCCGCCCAGAAAAAAATTCCTGAATCTCTGAAAGAACAACTAGAGATTGGCGGTCGTTTAGTGATACCTGTGGGGCAGGGCAGTCAGGAGATGATTCTTTTGACTAAGAAAACCAAGAATAATTTTAAAGAAGAAAAATATCCTGGCTTTCAGTTTGTGCCTTTGATTGAAGAAGAATAA
- a CDS encoding alpha/beta fold hydrolase encodes MRKEFFIKKPPSYGLRRSSKKSQRIPCVLYSKDNKIDPKIPTVIYCHGFTGHKEEHWYPRFFSLFPKKDYQLVAFDMYAHGQSQEKFIDFTLSKALSDYKRVYNYVANQGVKRIAIAGHSLGGAASILVANDWDIHCLILLSPVTDRFYFERNLLNTKKKKKFLNKMSFFKYTDSVGLVFKVGDKFFKDFLKHRIRRKAARIKKPILLIHAEKDNSVPLKEGKELNKTFDFDITDFKIIKGADHGFKAAKYHNQVIKHFFRWTDRYLKKRIDEVVTVFIKREDGRILLLKRSQKLGTYQGLWFGVGGYVDDQESPRKAVFREIKEELNLNKDKIKIIKKAAPYRFDDKKYDKDWRIHTFLCQAKSGKIKTDWEADEYKWVQPKDILKYKTVSITKKGLKQVGLIK; translated from the coding sequence ATGAGAAAAGAATTTTTTATAAAAAAACCGCCTTCGTATGGACTACGGCGGTCAAGTAAAAAAAGTCAGAGAATTCCCTGTGTTTTGTATTCTAAAGATAATAAAATAGATCCTAAGATACCGACTGTGATTTATTGCCACGGCTTTACCGGACACAAAGAAGAGCACTGGTATCCCAGGTTTTTTTCTTTGTTTCCTAAAAAGGACTATCAATTAGTGGCTTTTGATATGTACGCTCATGGCCAGAGTCAGGAGAAGTTTATTGATTTTACTTTATCTAAAGCCTTGTCTGACTATAAAAGGGTTTATAATTACGTGGCCAACCAAGGCGTCAAAAGAATAGCTATAGCCGGGCATTCTCTGGGCGGTGCAGCCAGTATTTTAGTGGCTAATGATTGGGATATTCATTGTTTAATCTTGCTTTCGCCGGTGACTGACCGTTTTTATTTTGAAAGGAATTTATTAAACACTAAAAAGAAAAAAAAATTTCTTAATAAAATGAGTTTTTTTAAGTATACTGATTCAGTCGGTTTGGTTTTTAAGGTCGGGGACAAATTTTTTAAGGATTTTTTAAAACATAGAATAAGAAGAAAAGCTGCTAGAATAAAAAAGCCAATTCTATTAATTCACGCGGAAAAAGATAATTCAGTGCCTTTAAAAGAGGGTAAAGAATTGAATAAAACCTTTGATTTTGATATTACAGATTTTAAAATAATTAAAGGAGCGGATCATGGTTTTAAAGCGGCTAAATACCACAATCAGGTGATAAAACACTTTTTTAGGTGGACAGACAGATATCTTAAAAAGAGAATTGATGAGGTAGTGACCGTATTTATTAAAAGAGAGGACGGACGAATTTTACTTTTAAAAAGAAGCCAGAAATTGGGCACTTATCAGGGTTTATGGTTTGGGGTTGGTGGTTATGTGGATGACCAAGAATCGCCAAGAAAGGCTGTTTTCCGGGAAATTAAAGAAGAGCTTAACTTAAATAAAGATAAAATTAAAATAATAAAAAAAGCCGCACCTTATCGATTTGATGATAAAAAGTATGATAAGGACTGGCGTATTCATACCTTTCTTTGTCAGGCCAAATCAGGTAAAATAAAAACAGATTGGGAAGCTGATGAATACAAATGGGTCCAGCCAAAAGATATTCTAAAATATAAAACAGTGTCAATTACTAAAAAAGGATTAAAACAAGTTGGATTAATTAAATGA
- the mltG gene encoding endolytic transglycosylase MltG, with protein MSPRKKIYYISISLVLVLVLVIFYFVNLISTPASDENLEKEIIIKKGEGLSTIAEVLEAKHLINNVTAFKIYAFIEGVASKLQAGTYKLSTSMTVKDIVQVLSQGKLLSNERTIKILEGWNNQEIADYLAENEIVAKDDFLTAAGVTNSQEILPDESYDFLSDKDESVDLEGYLYPDTYRIYKDSEAKDIIKKMLDNFGDKLTSDLRVEVENQDKTIFEIVTLASILEKELEKYEDKQMAADLFYRRMEMGMPLQSDATVNYATGKSERQPTYSDLEVDSRYNTYKYQGLPPGPICNPSIESIKAAIYPVDNEYYYYLHPEDGETVWSRTGEEHAENKARYLD; from the coding sequence ATGTCACCTCGTAAAAAAATTTATTATATTTCTATCTCTCTAGTATTAGTTTTGGTGCTAGTGATTTTTTATTTTGTTAATTTAATTTCCACGCCAGCCTCAGATGAAAATTTAGAAAAAGAAATAATTATTAAAAAAGGCGAAGGTCTCTCAACCATTGCCGAGGTTTTAGAAGCCAAGCATTTAATTAATAATGTAACCGCTTTTAAAATATATGCTTTTATTGAAGGTGTGGCTTCCAAACTACAGGCCGGTACTTATAAACTTTCTACTAGTATGACGGTTAAAGATATAGTACAGGTCTTAAGTCAGGGAAAATTACTTTCCAACGAAAGAACTATTAAAATTTTAGAGGGATGGAATAACCAGGAAATTGCTGATTATCTGGCAGAAAATGAGATTGTGGCCAAAGATGATTTTTTAACAGCCGCCGGAGTAACTAATTCCCAGGAGATATTACCAGATGAAAGTTATGATTTTTTAAGTGATAAAGATGAATCAGTAGATTTAGAAGGTTATCTTTACCCGGATACTTACCGTATTTATAAAGATTCTGAGGCCAAAGATATTATTAAAAAAATGCTGGATAATTTTGGTGATAAATTAACCAGTGATTTAAGAGTAGAAGTAGAAAATCAGGACAAAACTATTTTTGAGATTGTTACCCTAGCTTCAATATTAGAAAAAGAGTTGGAAAAATATGAGGATAAGCAGATGGCAGCCGATCTTTTTTACCGACGGATGGAGATGGGTATGCCGCTTCAGTCAGACGCTACCGTTAATTATGCCACTGGCAAATCTGAAAGACAGCCAACCTATTCTGACTTAGAAGTTGACTCACGCTATAATACATATAAATACCAGGGCTTGCCACCGGGTCCAATTTGTAATCCTTCCATTGAATCCATCAAAGCGGCCATATATCCTGTTGATAATGAGTATTACTATTACTTGCACCCGGAAGACGGGGAAACAGTCTGGTCACGCACCGGTGAAGAACACGCCGAAAACAAGGCCCGGTATTTGGATTAA
- the pyrH gene encoding UMP kinase — protein MKTKKTHIISLGGSIIVPDKINITFLKKFRKMILSLVKKGHRFVIVTGGGNTGRVYNQAAKKIAKIKDIDLDWLGIAATKMNAEFIRVIFSDSAFKKVITNPTKKVKTNKKIIIGSGWRPGCSSDKDTVLLAKQFKAKTVINLFDKDYVYDKDPDKYKTARPLKEISWSDYLKIIGTQWSPRLSTPFDPEASKLAKKHKIKVIIIKGTNLKNLKNYLSGKKYKGTIIK, from the coding sequence ATGAAAACAAAAAAAACTCATATTATTTCACTCGGTGGTTCAATAATTGTGCCGGATAAAATCAATATCACTTTTCTTAAAAAATTCAGGAAAATGATTTTATCTTTAGTCAAAAAAGGCCATCGATTTGTTATTGTTACGGGAGGAGGGAATACCGGAAGAGTTTATAATCAGGCGGCTAAAAAAATTGCTAAAATTAAAGATATTGACCTTGATTGGCTGGGTATCGCGGCTACTAAAATGAACGCGGAATTTATTCGGGTTATTTTTTCGGACTCTGCTTTTAAAAAAGTTATTACTAATCCAACTAAAAAAGTAAAAACAAATAAGAAAATTATTATTGGCTCTGGCTGGCGCCCGGGCTGCTCTTCGGATAAAGACACGGTTTTATTGGCCAAGCAGTTTAAAGCCAAAACTGTGATCAATCTTTTTGATAAAGATTATGTTTATGATAAAGATCCGGATAAATATAAAACAGCCCGCCCCCTCAAAGAAATTTCCTGGTCTGATTATTTAAAGATTATCGGCACTCAGTGGTCACCGCGTCTTTCCACACCCTTTGACCCGGAAGCTTCTAAGTTGGCTAAAAAGCATAAAATAAAAGTAATTATTATCAAAGGGACTAATTTAAAAAATTTGAAAAATTATTTATCCGGTAAAAAATATAAAGGAACGATCATTAAATAA
- a CDS encoding Type 1 glutamine amidotransferase-like domain-containing protein encodes MTKFIFHGGETKVKNVHNQNYFNEIVKGLKSPVKGLEIPFARQRDKWQSGVLRDKKKFQRNLKDNKKVELDLASEKSSILRQQIKKAEVVFIIGGLEMKCLKENLKKIKDFKQLIKGKVVAGSSAGAYVLSQYYYTHGRARVEEGLGILPVKTIAHYEKEKDKGNLKKLSEKNGQLKIIKIPETQYVVINKVL; translated from the coding sequence ATGACAAAGTTTATTTTCCATGGTGGGGAAACAAAAGTAAAAAATGTTCATAACCAAAATTATTTTAACGAAATAGTCAAGGGCTTAAAATCACCGGTAAAAGGGCTGGAAATTCCTTTTGCCAGACAAAGAGATAAATGGCAAAGTGGAGTTTTACGTGATAAAAAAAAGTTCCAGAGAAATCTTAAAGATAATAAAAAAGTTGAATTAGATTTAGCTAGTGAAAAATCTTCAATTCTACGTCAGCAAATTAAAAAAGCCGAGGTGGTTTTTATTATTGGCGGCTTGGAGATGAAGTGTTTAAAAGAAAATCTGAAAAAAATAAAAGATTTTAAGCAATTAATTAAAGGAAAAGTAGTGGCTGGTTCATCAGCTGGAGCTTATGTTTTAAGTCAGTATTATTATACTCATGGCCGAGCCAGGGTAGAGGAAGGCCTGGGAATTTTGCCAGTAAAAACAATAGCTCACTATGAAAAAGAAAAAGATAAAGGTAATCTAAAAAAATTATCGGAAAAAAACGGCCAATTAAAAATTATCAAAATACCAGAAACACAATATGTGGTTATAAATAAAGTATTATGA
- the heR gene encoding heliorhodopsin HeR translates to MENIKTQSEALIDDGQRRKFKNLRIFNLVMFFFHAVQGVLMLILSSDFALPVTSSFVEMNQATSKLAPVLKTEFTLEIGPLVAGFLFLSALAHLLVSTVFYKWYVRNLKKGINPARWIEYSFSASLMIVVISMLVGIYDGVALILIFFLNVMMILFGWVMEVHNQTTKKTNWLSYIFGCLAGAIPWIAIAIYLFSAGEGDNKAPTFVYWIFFSIFIFFNIFAINMILQYKKTGKWRDYLFGEKVYIILSLVAKTLLAWQVFAGTLRPV, encoded by the coding sequence ATGGAAAACATTAAAACTCAGAGCGAGGCCTTAATTGACGACGGCCAAAGACGGAAGTTTAAAAATCTAAGAATTTTTAACTTAGTCATGTTCTTTTTTCACGCGGTTCAAGGGGTTTTAATGCTGATTTTATCTTCTGATTTTGCTTTACCAGTAACTTCCAGTTTTGTGGAAATGAATCAAGCCACTAGTAAACTGGCCCCTGTTTTAAAGACCGAATTTACTTTAGAAATTGGGCCACTGGTGGCTGGATTTTTGTTTTTGTCAGCTCTGGCTCATTTATTAGTATCCACGGTTTTTTATAAGTGGTATGTTAGAAATTTAAAGAAGGGGATAAATCCGGCCCGTTGGATTGAGTATTCTTTTTCAGCGTCTTTAATGATTGTGGTTATTTCTATGTTAGTTGGTATTTATGATGGTGTGGCTTTAATTTTAATTTTCTTTTTGAACGTTATGATGATTCTTTTTGGCTGGGTCATGGAAGTGCATAATCAAACCACAAAAAAAACCAATTGGCTTTCTTATATCTTTGGCTGTCTAGCCGGCGCTATTCCCTGGATAGCTATAGCCATTTATTTATTCAGTGCCGGCGAAGGGGATAACAAGGCGCCGACTTTTGTCTACTGGATTTTCTTTTCTATCTTTATTTTCTTTAATATTTTTGCCATTAATATGATTTTACAGTACAAAAAAACTGGTAAATGGAGAGATTATCTTTTTGGCGAGAAAGTTTATATTATTTTAAGCCTGGTGGCCAAGACACTTTTAGCCTGGCAGGTTTTTGCTGGTACTTTAAGGCCAGTGTAG
- a CDS encoding TrmH family RNA methyltransferase, translated as MPAKNKNKLYLIAHNIRSLHNVGSLFRTADGAGVDKIILSGYTGSPPCQKISKVALGAEENVPFEKTEDINSYIKDLKKQGFKIIALETKSQGKNIYKFKPKFPLALLIGHEKRGLPAEILELADQILEIPMRGQKKSLNVAVAAGVALYQILRDCHPSGDPPCLPQAGSGGRYLDI; from the coding sequence ATGCCAGCTAAAAATAAAAATAAATTATACTTAATAGCTCACAATATCCGCTCACTTCATAATGTCGGTTCTCTTTTTAGAACCGCCGATGGTGCCGGAGTGGATAAAATTATTTTATCCGGTTATACGGGCTCACCGCCGTGCCAAAAAATCAGCAAAGTAGCTTTAGGAGCTGAGGAAAATGTACCTTTTGAAAAAACAGAAGATATTAATTCTTATATTAAAGACTTAAAAAAGCAAGGCTTTAAAATCATAGCCTTAGAAACTAAATCTCAAGGTAAAAATATATATAAATTTAAGCCCAAATTCCCTCTAGCCTTGCTTATTGGCCATGAAAAAAGGGGATTACCGGCCGAGATATTAGAGTTAGCTGACCAAATACTGGAAATACCAATGAGAGGTCAGAAAAAGTCATTAAACGTGGCCGTGGCGGCTGGAGTGGCTCTTTATCAGATATTGAGGGATTGTCACCCTTCGGGTGATCCGCCTTGTCTGCCACAGGCAGGCTCTGGCGGAAGATATCTAGATATTTAG
- a CDS encoding alpha/beta hydrolase yields MRKEVLFKNNLNQKLVGDLYLPKNINKPPVIIVMHGYQGGRKGIARLAADFALKKGFAVLAFDRSGHGESQGDYSQYTVSQGANDLKSSVNFLLNNNQVDINRIGLMATSGSAYEAIIYSSQNNNHLKSLVLSVPVTNYKKIGAGHPEFLPENLNKWQDKGVIRGEDKNFPGLKYKFVEDFEKYNLFNLAKKINIPTLVHYAEKDSIISEAKKDSKILYKNLSAQEKNIFGTPTDHGYHKTDLREDIFERFFRWFKKYL; encoded by the coding sequence ATGAGAAAAGAAGTTTTATTTAAGAATAATTTAAATCAAAAACTAGTCGGTGATTTATATCTGCCAAAGAATATTAATAAACCGCCGGTAATTATTGTAATGCACGGATATCAAGGAGGGAGAAAGGGGATAGCAAGGCTAGCCGCAGATTTTGCCTTAAAAAAAGGATTTGCAGTTCTTGCCTTTGATCGCTCGGGTCATGGGGAAAGTCAGGGGGATTATAGTCAATACACTGTTTCCCAGGGAGCTAATGATTTGAAGTCATCGGTTAATTTTCTTTTGAATAATAATCAAGTTGATATTAATAGAATCGGTCTAATGGCTACATCCGGTTCTGCTTATGAGGCTATTATTTATAGTTCACAAAATAACAATCATTTGAAATCTTTAGTATTATCAGTACCAGTAACTAATTATAAAAAAATTGGGGCGGGCCATCCGGAATTTTTACCGGAAAATTTAAATAAATGGCAAGATAAAGGGGTAATTCGGGGAGAAGATAAAAATTTTCCCGGTCTAAAATATAAATTTGTCGAAGATTTTGAAAAATATAATCTTTTCAATTTAGCTAAGAAAATTAATATACCCACTCTGGTGCATTATGCAGAAAAAGATTCTATTATTTCGGAAGCAAAAAAAGATTCAAAAATATTATATAAAAATCTTTCAGCGCAAGAAAAAAATATTTTTGGTACACCGACTGACCATGGCTATCATAAAACGGATTTAAGAGAGGACATATTTGAAAGATTTTTTAGGTGGTTTAAAAAGTATTTATGA